A single window of Paenibacillus sp. SYP-B4298 DNA harbors:
- a CDS encoding FecCD family ABC transporter permease — protein MTKPTRTITLLLLLAASLLLSLVSLSLGSIRVPLPEVIQSLFGGGEQQFAMIIMQFRLPRVLAALLVGAALAVAGALLQGIIRNPLASPDVLGVTGGASVSVVAFMTLAAGMSIHLIPFVAIAGAGITAALNYVLAWRRGVSPYRLVMIGIGISTATAALTTFLLISGPAYLAPQVLNWTTGSLYGTNWTYIGMLWPWIALFLPLALLFARELDVQALGEETALGLGSRLQRSRLLMLAISVSLAGAAVGVAGSLSFIGLIAPHMARRLVGHSYRAVLPAAALCGAILLVAADLAGRLLFQPLDIPAGVFTAGIGAPFFMYLLMRRRRSG, from the coding sequence ATGACGAAGCCAACCCGTACTATAACGCTGCTCTTGCTGCTGGCTGCCAGCCTGCTCCTGTCGCTTGTGTCCTTATCGCTTGGCTCCATCCGCGTCCCGCTGCCTGAGGTCATTCAGTCGCTGTTTGGCGGCGGCGAGCAGCAATTCGCCATGATCATCATGCAATTCCGGTTGCCACGGGTGCTGGCAGCGCTGTTGGTCGGCGCTGCGCTGGCTGTTGCCGGAGCGCTGCTGCAGGGCATCATTCGCAACCCGCTCGCCTCGCCCGATGTGCTGGGTGTGACCGGCGGTGCCTCGGTCAGTGTAGTCGCCTTCATGACCTTGGCAGCGGGGATGAGCATCCATCTGATTCCGTTCGTGGCGATTGCCGGGGCGGGCATCACGGCAGCCTTGAATTATGTGCTCGCCTGGCGCCGCGGTGTGTCTCCATATCGGCTCGTCATGATCGGCATCGGCATCTCGACCGCTACCGCAGCGCTGACCACATTCCTGCTCATTAGCGGCCCGGCCTATCTTGCCCCACAGGTGCTCAACTGGACGACCGGCAGCTTGTATGGAACCAATTGGACGTATATTGGCATGCTCTGGCCGTGGATCGCGCTGTTTCTTCCGCTAGCGCTTCTGTTCGCCAGGGAGCTGGATGTGCAAGCGCTCGGAGAAGAGACTGCACTCGGACTCGGGAGCAGACTGCAGCGCAGCCGTCTGCTTATGCTGGCGATCAGTGTATCGCTGGCAGGTGCGGCCGTAGGAGTGGCGGGCTCGCTCTCCTTCATCGGCCTGATTGCTCCGCATATGGCCCGGCGGCTCGTCGGTCATTCCTACCGGGCGGTTCTCCCGGCTGCCGCTCTATGCGGCGCCATCCTGCTGGTTGCAGCAGATTTGGCGGGGAGGCTGCTGTTCCAGCCGCTGGATATTCCAGCCGGGGTGTTCACCGCCGGCATCGGTGCGCCGTTCTTCATGTATCTGCTGATGCGAAGACGGAGGAGTGGATGA
- a CDS encoding MATE family efflux transporter: MRRRGSFVRPYCTRLLERYFSGNTMDYKQIFAIILPIFVDSTFIVLMALMNTAMVSSSGVAAVSAVSMVDSINIFIVSLFMAVATGGTVIVAQYKGSGNVQMLPKVASQSISAIALLSVVLSAVLIMLHQPILNGLFGKADADVLHNARIFLIGSCLSYPFFGIYQAIAGALRGVAQTKACLVLSLILNLTYLLLNVILIKGFDMGVVGLSISLIIARVLGMVVAFVYLLKYNQTLRVRLKDMLQLQWGILKKIMFIGLPFAAEQMFFNGGKLLTQTFIVQLGTLAITVNAISGSLSMLFQIGGSALSASIVTVVGQCIGRGDIQDARKFIRSFMWLSSIFFVVIGAVLLAIFPLLVGMYAPPAEIVPDIFELLLLIAIVQPIMWSLSFIMPAALRAAGDSRFTSVASLLTMWLFRIILGYILGITLGMGIMGVWIAMVAEWGVRSIIFGWRFRGNKWYRHKLI; encoded by the coding sequence ATGCGAAGAAGAGGCTCCTTTGTCCGTCCTTACTGTACTCGACTGCTGGAGCGGTATTTCTCGGGCAATACAATGGATTACAAACAGATTTTTGCAATTATTCTGCCGATTTTCGTAGATTCGACCTTTATTGTACTCATGGCGCTGATGAATACCGCAATGGTCAGCTCATCGGGGGTGGCGGCGGTCAGTGCGGTGAGCATGGTCGATTCCATCAACATTTTCATTGTCAGCTTGTTCATGGCGGTGGCGACCGGCGGTACGGTTATTGTTGCCCAATATAAGGGCAGCGGGAATGTGCAGATGCTCCCCAAGGTAGCGTCACAATCGATCTCGGCGATTGCCTTGCTGTCGGTTGTTCTAAGCGCGGTACTGATTATGCTGCATCAGCCGATATTGAACGGACTATTCGGCAAGGCCGATGCCGATGTGCTGCATAATGCCCGAATCTTTCTCATCGGCAGTTGTCTCTCTTATCCGTTCTTTGGCATCTATCAGGCGATTGCCGGGGCGCTGCGCGGTGTTGCACAGACGAAGGCCTGCCTGGTGCTGTCGCTGATTCTCAATCTGACCTATTTGCTGTTGAATGTGATTTTGATCAAGGGATTTGATATGGGCGTCGTAGGCCTCTCCATCTCGCTGATCATCGCCCGCGTGCTCGGGATGGTGGTCGCGTTCGTCTACCTGCTCAAGTATAACCAGACACTGCGCGTCCGTCTCAAGGATATGCTGCAATTGCAATGGGGCATTCTCAAAAAAATTATGTTCATCGGCCTCCCGTTTGCAGCGGAGCAGATGTTCTTCAACGGCGGCAAGCTGCTGACGCAAACCTTCATCGTCCAGCTTGGCACCCTCGCGATTACAGTGAATGCAATCAGTGGCTCGTTGTCCATGCTCTTTCAGATCGGAGGCTCGGCGCTAAGCGCCTCGATTGTAACGGTGGTCGGACAATGCATCGGGAGAGGAGACATTCAGGATGCGCGCAAATTCATCCGATCCTTTATGTGGTTATCCTCGATATTTTTCGTCGTGATCGGTGCGGTATTGCTCGCCATCTTCCCGCTGCTGGTTGGGATGTACGCTCCGCCCGCAGAGATCGTGCCCGATATTTTCGAGCTGCTCCTGCTCATTGCCATCGTGCAGCCGATCATGTGGTCGCTCAGCTTCATCATGCCTGCGGCGCTGCGTGCAGCCGGCGATTCCCGCTTCACCTCCGTCGCCTCATTGCTGACGATGTGGCTATTCCGCATTATTCTCGGGTATATTCTAGGCATTACGCTGGGAATGGGCATCATGGGCGTCTGGATCGCGATGGTCGCCGAATGGGGAGTGCGCAGCATCATATTCGGCTGGCGGTTCCGCGGGAACAAGTGGTACAGGCATAAGCTGATCTAA
- the pelA gene encoding pectate lyase, whose translation MKKKVAVLVVACSLALAAPVAILPSTPIAYAADASGTTASISEILKQQRPDGGWRKDYSQTSGEWGKSTIDNKATYTEIRRLAAEYKKTNNSKYSAAAIKGINFLLNMQYGNGGWPQIYQSSGYHRHITYNDNAMINVMKLLDDVAKRKGDFSFIDSNLANKSKQAVEKGVQCILNTQVVVNGKRTVWGQQHDASSLRPAGGRSYELPSLSASESVPIVKFLKTRSQTTAIKNAIKGAEDWFKAVKLTGIRVVKQNGDVVVVNDSSASPIWARFYEIGTNRPIFAGRDGVVKYKLSDIEKERRTGYAWYGTWPNSL comes from the coding sequence ATGAAAAAGAAAGTTGCAGTACTGGTTGTCGCGTGTTCCCTGGCCCTGGCGGCTCCCGTTGCTATCCTGCCGTCCACACCCATAGCCTATGCCGCCGACGCGAGTGGAACGACAGCGAGCATCTCGGAAATCTTGAAGCAGCAGCGTCCAGATGGCGGCTGGCGCAAGGACTACAGCCAGACGAGCGGCGAGTGGGGGAAATCAACGATCGACAACAAGGCGACCTACACGGAAATTCGAAGGCTGGCGGCGGAATATAAGAAGACGAATAACAGCAAGTATTCTGCGGCAGCAATCAAGGGCATCAATTTCCTGCTCAACATGCAGTATGGCAATGGCGGGTGGCCGCAGATTTATCAGAGCTCGGGCTACCACAGGCATATCACATATAATGACAATGCGATGATTAACGTCATGAAGCTGCTCGATGACGTGGCCAAGCGTAAGGGAGACTTCTCCTTCATCGACTCGAATCTGGCGAACAAAAGCAAGCAGGCGGTAGAAAAAGGGGTGCAATGTATCCTGAATACGCAGGTTGTGGTGAACGGCAAGCGAACCGTATGGGGGCAGCAGCATGACGCCAGCTCGCTTCGGCCAGCAGGTGGCCGCTCCTATGAGCTGCCATCTCTGAGTGCCTCGGAGAGTGTGCCGATCGTGAAATTTCTCAAGACGAGATCACAGACTACAGCGATCAAGAACGCTATCAAGGGAGCGGAGGACTGGTTCAAGGCGGTCAAGCTGACGGGAATTCGTGTCGTGAAGCAAAACGGCGATGTTGTCGTCGTGAATGATTCCTCGGCCTCCCCGATCTGGGCACGCTTCTATGAGATCGGTACGAATAGGCCGATCTTTGCGGGACGTGACGGCGTAGTGAAGTACAAGCTGAGTGACATTGAGAAGGAGCGGAGAACCGGCTATGCCTGGTACGGCACCTGGCCGAACTCTCTATAG
- the pelA gene encoding pectate lyase, translating to MKSKVAALVVACSLVLAAPVAILPSAPVAYAADASGTTASISEILKQQRADGGWRKDYSQTSGEWAKSTIDNKATYTEIRRLAAEYKKTNNSKYSAAAIKGINFLLNMQYSNGGWPQVYQASGYHKHITYNDNAMINVMILLDEVANRKGDFSFIDSTLANKSKQAVDKGVQCILNTQVVVSGKLTAWGQQHDSSTLKPAGARVYEVPSLTAQESVPIVKFLKTRTQTTAIKNAIKGAEDWFKAVKLTGIRVVKQNGDVVVVNDSSASPIWARFYEIGTNKPIFVGRDGVVKYKLSDIEQERRTGYAWYGTWPNSL from the coding sequence ATGAAATCAAAGGTTGCGGCACTTGTTGTCGCTTGTTCCCTGGTTCTTGCCGCTCCGGTCGCCATCCTGCCATCCGCCCCTGTGGCGTATGCCGCCGATGCGAGCGGGACGACAGCCAGTATATCGGAGATTCTCAAGCAGCAGCGGGCTGATGGCGGCTGGCGCAAGGACTATAGTCAGACAAGCGGCGAGTGGGCCAAGTCTACGATTGACAATAAGGCAACCTATACAGAGATTCGGAGGCTGGCAGCAGAGTATAAGAAGACGAATAACAGCAAGTATTCTGCGGCAGCAATCAAGGGCATCAACTTCCTGCTGAACATGCAGTACAGCAACGGCGGTTGGCCGCAAGTGTATCAGGCCTCCGGGTATCACAAACACATCACATATAATGACAATGCGATGATCAATGTCATGATACTGCTTGATGAGGTCGCTAACCGCAAGGGGGATTTCTCCTTCATTGACTCGACGCTTGCGAACAAGAGCAAGCAAGCCGTTGACAAAGGAGTGCAGTGCATCCTGAACACGCAGGTTGTGGTGAGCGGCAAGCTGACCGCATGGGGGCAGCAGCATGATTCCAGCACGCTCAAGCCAGCGGGTGCGCGAGTCTACGAGGTGCCCTCTCTGACCGCACAGGAGAGTGTGCCGATTGTCAAATTCCTGAAGACGAGAACTCAGACCACGGCGATCAAGAATGCGATTAAGGGAGCGGAGGACTGGTTCAAGGCGGTCAAGCTGACGGGTATTCGGGTCGTGAAGCAGAATGGCGATGTTGTCGTCGTGAATGATTCCTCGGCCTCCCCGATCTGGGCGCGCTTCTATGAGATTGGCACGAACAAGCCGATCTTCGTGGGCCGTGATGGGGTAGTGAAGTACAAGCTGAGCGACATCGAGCAGGAGCGGAGAACCGGCTATGCCTGGTACGGCACCTGGCCGAATTCGCTGTAA
- a CDS encoding LacI family DNA-binding transcriptional regulator has translation MVSIKDIARQAGVSISTVSYALNGSDKVTAETAARIRAIAKELNYVPHAAARLLKTKKSNMIGLFLTDFDGAFYGDLLQGVKRYLGARGYDLIVCSGANARRLIPERMIDGAIILDQTFPTDELLRYAEQGHKAVVLDREAHHEHIHSVLVDNKAGAQLAMEYLLEQGHRRIYIVTGPDGSYDADQRLRAARQAANRVEGAELRELAGDFTKLAGEAAAQRIVEEYDLPAAVFCLNDEMAIGLFRYIREQTSLIIGQHLHLIGFDNIELSGYIQPRLATIDYSMRKWGALASEQLLKMIAGEAVEQERIYVSLVKGESVGHG, from the coding sequence TTGGTTAGCATTAAGGATATTGCCAGGCAAGCGGGGGTATCGATCTCGACCGTATCCTACGCGCTCAATGGCAGCGACAAGGTTACTGCGGAGACTGCGGCGAGGATACGAGCGATCGCCAAGGAGCTGAACTACGTCCCTCATGCAGCCGCCCGCCTGTTGAAAACTAAAAAGTCGAATATGATCGGGTTGTTTCTGACGGATTTTGATGGAGCGTTCTACGGAGATCTGCTGCAAGGCGTGAAGCGCTACCTTGGGGCACGGGGCTACGACCTTATTGTGTGCAGCGGCGCGAACGCGCGCAGATTGATTCCAGAGCGGATGATTGACGGCGCGATTATACTGGATCAGACCTTTCCGACCGACGAGCTGCTGCGCTACGCCGAGCAAGGCCACAAGGCGGTGGTGCTGGATCGCGAGGCGCATCATGAACATATTCATTCGGTGCTCGTGGATAATAAGGCTGGAGCGCAGCTCGCGATGGAATATTTGCTGGAGCAGGGGCATCGGCGCATCTATATCGTTACAGGCCCGGACGGCTCCTATGACGCTGACCAACGGCTGCGGGCGGCCCGCCAGGCCGCGAACCGGGTAGAGGGTGCCGAGCTGCGCGAGCTTGCCGGAGACTTCACCAAGCTGGCTGGCGAAGCGGCAGCACAGCGCATCGTGGAGGAATATGACCTTCCAGCAGCGGTGTTCTGTCTCAATGACGAGATGGCCATTGGCCTGTTCCGCTATATTCGCGAGCAGACGTCGCTTATTATTGGCCAGCACCTCCATCTGATCGGGTTCGACAACATCGAGCTATCGGGCTATATTCAGCCACGACTGGCGACCATCGACTATTCCATGCGCAAATGGGGAGCGCTCGCCTCCGAGCAATTGCTCAAGATGATAGCTGGGGAAGCAGTCGAGCAGGAGCGTATCTATGTATCGCTGGTGAAGGGCGAATCTGTTGGTCACGGCTAA
- the bglX gene encoding beta-glucosidase BglX, which yields MDRTAPGQGAGTRSLPELIASMTLEEKVAQLIQLAVPFYEGAAEAGQITGPMESLGISQETVHHSGSVLGMAGAQEVINVQTAHLQANRHGIPLLMMADIVHGFKTIFPVPLAIGCSWDMELAERSAQIAAKEAAVSGVHVTYAPMVDLVRDPRWGRVVESTGEDPYLNALYARAFVRGFQGDDLASDMDRVAACVKHFAAYGAAEAGRDYNTVDLSERQLREFYLPAYKAALDEGCEMVMTAFNTVDGIPATGNVALMRKLLREEWGFDGILISDWGAVKELINHGIAEDESEAALKALKAGVDIEMMTACYVKHLAELVERGEVEEELIDEAVLRILTLKQKLGLFENPFRAADPIKEQEVVFCEEHRAASRELAMRSCVLLKNEGILPLPRESKTALIGPFAQSGDVLGPWSWTGSRDDAVTLAEGMQRLAGDPALLLVAEGCGIESGTAEQLQAAYEAAQAADVIVLALGEHSDMNGEAASRADIRLPQVQLELVRKLKELNKPIVAVLFNGRPLDLHGLFDEADAILEAWYPGSEAGHAVASLLYGEANPSGRLTMSFPYHVGQVPVYYNAFNTGRPQGAPDAQVRYVSQYLDIPNEPLLPFGYGLSYTTFAYGEPVLSAEVLTVEKPILLKVAITNSGAYAGEETVQLYVRDHAGEVVRPVKELKDFRKVWLAPGESAELEFTISEEQLRYYHSDLSYSSDAGAFTVFVGCNSRDHAALSFRLVK from the coding sequence ATGGACAGAACGGCACCCGGCCAAGGAGCCGGCACACGCAGCCTGCCTGAGCTGATTGCCAGCATGACGCTGGAAGAGAAGGTCGCCCAGCTCATTCAGCTAGCGGTTCCCTTCTATGAAGGCGCAGCGGAGGCGGGACAGATTACCGGCCCGATGGAATCGCTGGGCATCTCTCAGGAGACCGTGCACCATTCCGGCTCGGTGCTGGGCATGGCGGGCGCGCAGGAGGTCATTAATGTACAGACGGCGCACTTGCAGGCGAACCGTCACGGCATTCCGCTGTTGATGATGGCTGATATTGTACATGGCTTCAAGACGATCTTTCCTGTGCCGCTCGCTATCGGCTGCTCCTGGGATATGGAGCTGGCAGAGCGGAGCGCGCAGATCGCTGCCAAGGAAGCGGCGGTGTCGGGCGTGCATGTCACTTACGCCCCGATGGTAGATCTGGTGCGCGACCCTAGATGGGGACGGGTCGTGGAGTCGACTGGCGAGGACCCGTATCTGAACGCGCTGTACGCCAGAGCGTTCGTGCGCGGGTTCCAGGGCGACGACCTGGCGAGCGACATGGACAGAGTAGCGGCTTGTGTGAAGCATTTTGCTGCTTACGGGGCGGCGGAGGCGGGACGCGACTACAACACAGTCGACCTGTCCGAGCGGCAACTGCGGGAATTTTACCTGCCCGCTTACAAGGCAGCACTGGATGAAGGCTGTGAGATGGTCATGACCGCGTTCAATACGGTGGACGGCATCCCGGCTACAGGCAACGTGGCCTTGATGCGCAAGCTGCTGCGGGAGGAATGGGGCTTTGACGGCATCCTTATCTCCGACTGGGGCGCGGTCAAGGAGCTGATCAACCATGGCATAGCTGAGGACGAGTCCGAGGCTGCACTCAAGGCGCTAAAGGCCGGGGTCGACATTGAGATGATGACGGCTTGCTACGTGAAGCATCTGGCCGAGCTGGTAGAGCGGGGCGAGGTGGAGGAGGAGCTGATCGACGAGGCGGTGCTGCGTATCTTAACGCTCAAGCAGAAGCTGGGCTTGTTCGAGAATCCGTTCCGCGCCGCCGATCCAATCAAGGAGCAGGAGGTCGTCTTCTGCGAGGAGCATCGCGCGGCGAGCCGCGAGCTGGCTATGCGCTCCTGCGTGCTGCTCAAGAACGAGGGCATCCTCCCGCTGCCGCGTGAGAGCAAGACGGCGCTGATCGGCCCGTTCGCGCAGAGCGGTGATGTGCTCGGTCCCTGGTCATGGACCGGCTCCCGTGACGATGCCGTGACGCTCGCTGAGGGCATGCAGCGTCTGGCGGGCGATCCGGCGCTGCTGCTCGTTGCCGAAGGCTGCGGCATCGAGAGCGGCACCGCCGAGCAATTGCAGGCAGCCTATGAGGCGGCTCAGGCTGCCGATGTCATCGTGCTGGCGCTGGGCGAGCACTCGGACATGAACGGCGAGGCGGCCAGCCGTGCAGACATTCGGCTGCCGCAGGTGCAACTGGAGCTGGTGCGCAAGCTGAAGGAGCTGAACAAGCCGATCGTTGCGGTGCTGTTCAATGGGCGACCGCTGGATCTGCACGGGCTGTTCGATGAGGCGGACGCAATTCTGGAAGCATGGTATCCGGGATCGGAGGCCGGTCATGCGGTCGCTTCACTGCTCTATGGCGAGGCGAATCCGAGCGGCCGCTTGACGATGTCGTTCCCGTACCATGTTGGGCAGGTGCCTGTCTATTATAATGCCTTCAACACGGGACGCCCGCAAGGCGCCCCGGATGCGCAGGTGCGATATGTATCGCAATATCTGGACATCCCCAATGAGCCGCTGCTCCCGTTCGGATACGGGCTAAGCTACACGACCTTCGCTTACGGTGAGCCTGTGCTGTCTGCCGAGGTGCTAACAGTGGAGAAGCCGATTCTATTGAAGGTCGCGATTACGAACAGCGGTGCCTATGCTGGCGAGGAGACGGTGCAGCTATATGTGCGCGATCATGCTGGCGAGGTTGTTCGTCCGGTGAAGGAGCTGAAGGATTTCCGCAAGGTGTGGCTGGCACCGGGCGAGAGCGCTGAACTGGAGTTCACGATCAGCGAGGAGCAGCTTCGCTACTACCACTCCGATCTGTCCTATAGCAGTGATGCCGGGGCATTTACAGTATTCGTCGGATGCAACAGCCGCGATCATGCAGCATTGTCCTTCCGACTGGTCAAATAA
- a CDS encoding carbohydrate ABC transporter permease, with product MYHKTLPYRVFSVFNSILLAVISILCLLPLYHLLMVSVSDTSAANAGLVTLWPIGFTFEAYAQTFGNTNFLASLWVSVQRTVIGTGLALAVNSIAAYALSKDNRVFRGRNVYLWYFVITMLFSAGLVPAYVLILKLGLLNSLLALILPGLVAVYNIILMLNFFRNVPKELEEAAFIDGAGHFRTFVSIYLPVSLPSLATIALFTMVGHWNAYFDGLIYMKGAENLPLASFMQTLIVQGSTTGFDPAVIATMSQRTLRASQIFISALPILLVYPFLQRFFVKGIVIGAVKE from the coding sequence GTGTACCATAAAACGCTGCCTTACCGTGTATTCAGCGTGTTCAATTCGATTCTGCTTGCTGTCATCTCTATCCTGTGCCTGCTGCCGCTCTACCATCTGCTGATGGTATCGGTCAGCGACACCTCGGCGGCCAATGCCGGGCTGGTCACGCTCTGGCCAATCGGCTTCACGTTCGAGGCATATGCGCAGACTTTCGGCAATACGAATTTCCTCGCCTCGCTCTGGGTGTCTGTACAGCGGACGGTCATCGGCACCGGGCTCGCGCTGGCGGTTAACTCGATTGCCGCCTACGCCCTGTCCAAGGACAACCGCGTCTTCCGGGGCCGGAATGTCTACCTGTGGTACTTCGTCATTACGATGCTATTCAGCGCCGGGCTGGTGCCCGCTTATGTGTTGATTCTCAAGCTTGGGCTGCTGAACAGCCTGCTTGCGCTCATCCTGCCCGGACTGGTGGCGGTGTACAACATTATTCTGATGTTGAACTTCTTCCGCAACGTGCCCAAGGAGCTGGAGGAGGCCGCTTTCATCGATGGCGCCGGGCATTTCCGCACCTTCGTATCCATCTATCTGCCCGTGTCGCTGCCATCGCTCGCCACCATCGCCCTGTTCACTATGGTCGGTCATTGGAATGCTTATTTTGACGGACTGATCTATATGAAGGGCGCAGAGAATCTGCCGCTCGCCAGCTTCATGCAGACGCTGATTGTCCAGGGCAGTACGACGGGCTTCGACCCGGCGGTTATCGCTACGATGTCGCAGCGGACGCTTCGCGCATCGCAAATCTTCATCAGCGCCCTGCCGATCCTGCTCGTCTATCCCTTCCTGCAGCGCTTCTTCGTCAAGGGCATCGTCATCGGCGCTGTCAAGGAATAG